A genomic segment from Luteibacter aegosomatis encodes:
- the secB gene encoding protein-export chaperone SecB, which yields MAETNVNGQAGQPQLVLQKIYVKDASFEAPNAPQIFQEMGETEAQPQVQLNLGHKATDLGNDLYEVVLSLTLTCALGDRTAYLAEVHQAGIFGIAGFANDDRDGILGSYCPNLLFPYGRQMVSSMVQEGGFPPFLLQPINFDALYAEQQRQQLEGAGAHPLNS from the coding sequence ATGGCAGAGACCAACGTCAACGGCCAGGCAGGCCAGCCGCAGCTCGTGCTGCAGAAGATCTACGTGAAGGACGCCTCCTTCGAGGCCCCCAACGCTCCGCAGATCTTTCAGGAAATGGGCGAGACCGAGGCCCAGCCGCAGGTGCAGCTCAACCTCGGCCACAAGGCCACCGACCTGGGCAACGACCTCTACGAAGTGGTGCTCAGCCTCACCCTGACCTGCGCCCTGGGCGACCGCACCGCCTACCTGGCCGAAGTCCACCAGGCTGGCATCTTCGGCATCGCGGGCTTCGCCAACGACGATCGCGACGGCATCCTGGGCTCCTACTGCCCGAACCTGCTGTTCCCCTACGGCCGCCAGATGGTCTCGTCGATGGTCCAGGAGGGTGGTTTCCCGCCATTCCTGCTGCAGCCGATCAATTTCGACGCCCTGTACGCCGAACAGCAGCGCCAGCAGCTCGAAGGCGCCGGGGCCCATCCGCTCAACAGCTGA
- a CDS encoding NAD(P)H-dependent glycerol-3-phosphate dehydrogenase: MSVPSRPTVAVLGAGSWGTALAALLARNDVPTRLWGRDADALAAMAAARRNLRYLPDLDLPTELTYDSDLKTVLRGAGIVLIVVPSHAFASILDEIVPLLDPETKISWATKGFETGTGRFLHELVGEKLPGRPAAVVTGPSFAREVTAGLPSAVTVHATDEAFGKELALLLHAPNFRAYTGNDILGAELGGAMKNVLAVATGVADGMELGLNARAGLITRGMNEMLRLGVALGARAETLMGLAGLGDLVLTCTGDLSRNRRLGLALGRGIPLDEAVRQIGQVVESVVTADEVARLAGFHGLDLPISAAVRAVLHGDVTPAEGLRTLMGREQKAEYPVDLFAGRRG; encoded by the coding sequence ATGAGCGTTCCCTCCCGTCCGACCGTCGCCGTCCTCGGCGCCGGTTCCTGGGGCACCGCGCTGGCGGCCCTGCTGGCGCGAAACGACGTCCCCACGCGCTTGTGGGGGCGTGACGCCGACGCGCTCGCGGCCATGGCCGCGGCGCGGCGCAACCTGCGTTACCTGCCCGACCTCGATCTTCCCACCGAGCTCACCTACGACAGCGACCTGAAGACGGTGCTTCGCGGTGCCGGCATCGTGCTCATCGTGGTGCCCAGCCACGCCTTCGCGTCGATCCTCGACGAGATCGTGCCCCTGCTCGACCCGGAAACGAAGATCTCCTGGGCCACCAAGGGCTTCGAGACGGGCACCGGCCGGTTCCTGCACGAGCTGGTCGGCGAGAAGCTTCCCGGCCGGCCGGCCGCCGTGGTCACCGGGCCGTCGTTCGCACGCGAGGTCACCGCGGGGCTGCCCAGCGCCGTCACCGTGCACGCTACCGACGAAGCCTTCGGCAAGGAACTGGCCCTGCTGCTGCACGCGCCGAACTTCCGCGCCTACACGGGCAACGACATCCTCGGTGCCGAGCTCGGTGGCGCCATGAAGAACGTGCTGGCCGTGGCCACCGGCGTGGCCGACGGCATGGAGCTGGGGCTCAATGCCCGCGCCGGCCTCATCACCCGCGGCATGAACGAGATGCTCCGTCTCGGCGTGGCGCTGGGTGCGCGTGCGGAAACCCTCATGGGCCTGGCCGGCCTCGGCGACCTCGTGCTCACCTGCACGGGCGATCTCTCCCGCAACCGCCGGCTGGGCCTGGCGCTCGGGCGCGGCATCCCGCTGGACGAAGCCGTGCGCCAGATCGGCCAGGTGGTGGAGAGCGTGGTCACCGCCGACGAAGTGGCCCGCCTGGCGGGCTTCCACGGCCTCGACCTGCCCATCTCCGCCGCCGTGCGCGCCGTGCTGCACGGCGACGTCACGCCGGCGGAAGGCCTGCGCACCCTCATGGGGCGCGAGCAGAAGGCGGAATACCCCGTCGACCTGTTCGCGGGGCGTCGCGGCTGA